The Plasmodium vivax chromosome 12, whole genome shotgun sequence genomic interval GGGCTGGTTAGGGGGAAGTTgggccgcttcccctcccgATGGTCAAAATCcactggggggaggggctccGGCTGGTACAGCGCAGCCTCGTCCAGGTTGTCCAGGAAGTTCTCGAAATCTTTGGAAAAGATGATTTGCGGGTTTGCGTTTGCGAACACGTTAGCCTCTGCCATGTGGTGGCGGTGGTGGTCGCTATGTTCGCGGTGGTCGCGCAGATCGTGATGGTGGCGATTGCTCCCCTCCACGGAGTGGTAACTCCTTGCAACGTTGTGCAGGTATGTGTCCAATTGGTTGCTTCGGCTGCTTTGGCTGCTTTGATTGCTTTGGTTTGGCTTCCCCACCGTGTAGGCCTCCCCCAGCTGTATCCCTTTCTTCTCTGCATGACTGTTCGGGTGATCCGTGGTGCGCACCACGGTGGTGCCTTGCTGCTTGGTTTTCTGCACCAGGTCATCTGCGCCGCGGGGGTTGGCGTTTCTTGAAGAGTAGTCGTGCTTGGGGGGCGGCTCACGCTGCTGCAGGTGGGCTTCTCTGGCGTAGTAGGCCAGCGCGGAGTCCTTCAGGAAGGCGTCCAAGTCCCCCTTGGCGGAGCCCCCCTCCCTGCCGCCACTTTTCTTGTTTTGGGAAAAATCCAAATTGATCGACACCCCCGAGGTGGTTAACGTGTTCCCATACAGCTGGTACGGATTGTGGTGCCGTTTTTGCACCTTACTCGTCGGCGGTTGCGACGGTGGCTGCAACTGGGGCTGCCGCTGCGGAGGCGAAATTGGTGGAGGGAATTTTCCGCCCTCAAATTGGTGCCTACAAATTCGATTCAGCTTCGCAGAGAGTTCGCAGTCATCCTGATCATCCCCCTGATCAGGCCCATTGCCACCCCCCAGTTCCTTCTTTACCCTTTTCCTATTCTGGGGCAGGGCAAGCTCGTCGTAGATATTTGTCCCCGCCTCATCCCATTCGGAAAACCGAAGCAACTTTATCTGGGCCCTCTTTAGCAACTCAAAAGTGCTCAAAAAATGGCagacgtaaaaaaaagggtcatTCTTCACTGCGACGTTTAACCTGTATATGTTGTCCCTTAGGAGGACTCCTTGTGGGTAGTTAAATATTCCTTTATAGAGTCTCacctttataatttttttgagaGCATTTTGGTTTAGCACATACCCGTGTACGTTCAGCCAGTAATCCTTGTA includes:
- a CDS encoding hypothetical protein, conserved (encoded by transcript PVX_117400A), which translates into the protein MRDNLKGKSEEYQKLLLSASIRREEKQNEENVEAKRKPCGSNDSNNFIIYMEFRFENLILSRYLFDIRDELGTPIRNSVQITRFIIMRSENHIMGTCVSNRIILCYRNDKETMTILRRLKEELKRSYSICLTEESNGEGNGESNCNEIDKCLLSYIIQFTLVCKYVECGKWVHIWDNMDTIIESKFCGNNSTKYFNCIGFKFHILNTNYRVASQKKNSIHFVQMHLKVMLSMYKVLPLVEEHICENMFVYCLPRCSMRATVLEVVDISDAKVEERNFNYKDYWLNVHGYVLNQNALKKIIKVRLYKGIFNYPQGVLLRDNIYRLNVAVKNDPFFYVCHFLSTFELLKRAQIKLLRFSEWDEAGTNIYDELALPQNRKRVKKELGGGNGPDQGDDQDDCELSAKLNRICRHQFEGGKFPPPISPPQRQPQLQPPSQPPTSKVQKRHHNPYQLYGNTLTTSGVSINLDFSQNKKSGGREGGSAKGDLDAFLKDSALAYYAREAHLQQREPPPKHDYSSRNANPRGADDLVQKTKQQGTTVVRTTDHPNSHAEKKGIQLGEAYTVGKPNQSNQSSQSSRSNQLDTYLHNVARSYHSVEGSNRHHHDLRDHREHSDHHRHHMAEANVFANANPQIIFSKDFENFLDNLDEAALYQPEPLPPVDFDHREGKRPNFPLTSPPLGQTEDRAKVKKRGKMT